The following coding sequences lie in one Aspergillus luchuensis IFO 4308 DNA, chromosome 8, nearly complete sequence genomic window:
- the DLD1 gene encoding FAD-binding oxidoreductase (COG:C;~EggNog:ENOG410PGHW;~InterPro:IPR016171,IPR006094,IPR036318,IPR004113, IPR016164,IPR016166;~PFAM:PF02913,PF01565;~TransMembrane:1 (i88-105o);~go_function: GO:0003824 - catalytic activity [Evidence IEA];~go_function: GO:0016491 - oxidoreductase activity [Evidence IEA];~go_function: GO:0050660 - flavin adenine dinucleotide binding [Evidence IEA];~go_function: GO:0071949 - FAD binding [Evidence IEA];~go_process: GO:0055114 - oxidation-reduction process [Evidence IEA]): MIRADSYLRSRGAMRVLLPRAGCYFSHPLRLGSQRRGLQWSVPHRADEKPQSFKHQLYESTQQRLKRERAEQERYSQFQSQSQGSRNAALMFALAFFCTGAYYLGSLKPAELPTSSTSPVYDIQSPRHNVTPSNLQAAWADFVEILGKDNVSTQNADLDMHAGSDWSSYALKEGERPFLILYPSTTEEVSRIMKVCHQRLIPVTPYSGGTSLEGHFAPTRGGICIDFRRMDRILGLHKQDLDVVVQPAVGWEELNEHLAQDGLFFPPDPGPGAMIGGMIGTGCSGTNAYRYGTMRDWVLSLTVVLADGTIIKTRQRPRKSSAGYDLTRLFIGSEGTLGLVTEATLKLTVKPKSQNVAVASFATIQNAAECVTRVVEEGIPVAGVEILDDVQMKCINESQSTSRHWKEAPTIFFKFAGTPVGVKEQINMVQKIVSSTAGRSFEFARGESEMQELWSARKQALWSVMSMRRGPEDHVWTTDVAVPISKLPEIIEATKQDMTESGLLAGMCGHVGDGNFHAIILFNKDEKATAEAVVHRMVKRAVELEGTVTGEHGVGLVKRDYLQHELGESTVDAMRRLKLAYDPLCLLNCDKVVRVEPPAPGEVKEW, translated from the exons ATGATTAGAGCCGATTCTTACCTTCGTTCGCGGGGCGCCATGCGCGTTCTTCTCCCAAGGGCCGGGTGCTACTTCAGCCATCCGCTACGCTTAGGATCTCAGAGGAGGGGCTTGCAATGGTCCGTTCCCCATCGCGCCGATGAGAAACCTCAGTCCTTCAAGCATCAATTATACGAAAGTACACAGCAACGCCTCAAACGTGAGCGTGCTGAACAGGAACGATATTCACAGTTCCAGTCCCAATCCCAGGGCAGTCGCAACGCGGCGTTGATGTTCG cattggccttcttctgcacTGGGGCTTACTACCTGGGCTCTTTGAAACCTGCTGAGCTTCCCACTTCGTCAACAAGCCCCGTTTATGATATACAGTCACCGCGACATAACGTTACTCCCTCAAATTTACAGGCTGCTTGGGCGGACTTCGTTGAGATTTTAGGGAAAGACAATGTTTCCACACAAAACGCCGACTTGGATATGCATGCGGGGTCCGACTGGTCTTCCTACGCCctgaaagagggagaaagaccGTTCCTCATCCTCTACCCGTCTACTACGGAGGAGGTATCTCGGATCATGAAGGTTTGCCATCAACGGTTAATTCCAGTAACCCCCTACTCAGGCGGTACCAGCTTGGAGGGCCATTTTGCGCCCACGCGGGGTGGTATATGCATTGATTTCCGTCGTATGGACCGTATTCTGGGTCTCCATAAGCAGGATCTAGACGTCGTGGTCCAGCCTGCCGTTGgctgggaggagctgaaTGAACATCTCGCTCAGGatggtcttttctttcccccggATCCGGGCCCTGGTGCTATGATCGGTGGCATGATTGGCACGGGCTGTTCGGGAACCAACGCCTACAGGTATGGCACTATGCGTGATTGGGTGCTTTCTTTGACGGTAGTGCTTGCCGACGGGACCATCATCAAAACCAGGCAACGCCCACGGAAGTCGAGCGCTGGTTACGATCTTACAAGACTCTTTATTGGGAGTGAAGGCACCCTCGGTCTGGTGACCGAGGCTACGTTGAAGCTGACGGTCAAACCTAAGAGCCAAAATGTCGCAGTCGCGAGTTTCGCGACAATACAGAATGCAGCAGAGTGCGTGACTCGcgtggtggaagaaggcatCCCAGTAGCTGGGGTCGAGATCTTGGATGACGTGCAGATGAAGTGCATCAACGAAAGTCAGTCCACCAGCCGACACTGGAAGGAAGCGCCTACCATATTTTTCAAGTTTGCGGGTACGCCTGTTGGCGTCAAGGAGCAAATAAACATGGTGCAGAAGATTGTTTCTTCTACTGCGGGTCGGTCCTTCGAGTTTGCCCGAGGTGAGAGCGAAATGCAAGAACTCTGGAGCGCCCGGAAACAAGCACTTTGGAGCGTTATGTCTATGAGGCGAGGTCCTGAAGACCACGTTTGGACGACTGATGTAGCTGTCCCTATAAGCAAATTACCCGAAATCATCGAGGCCACCAAACAAGACATGACTGAAAGTGGGTTGTTGGCGGGGATGTGCGGTCATGTCGGAGATGGCAATTTTCATG CGATAATCCTCTTCAATAAAGACGAGAAAGCAACAGCCGAGGCTGTGGTTCATCGGATGGTAAAGCGGGCTGTTGAACTAGAAGGTACAGTTACTGGCGAGCATGGAGTTGGTCTCGTCAAGCGGGATTACCTGCAACATGAACTAGGGGAGTCTACAGTAGATGCTATGCGCCGG CTCAAATTAGCTTACGACCCCCTTTGTTTGCTCAACTGCGATAAAGTTGTGCGGGTTGAGCCACCGGCGCCAGGTGAAGTTAAGGAATGGTAA
- a CDS encoding WD repeat protein (BUSCO:EOG09262E3Q;~COG:S;~EggNog:ENOG410PG3P;~InterPro:IPR015943,IPR001680,IPR036322,IPR017986;~go_function: GO:0005515 - protein binding [Evidence IEA]), which yields MRNTQDPKRPSKRSRVGDAALGKTMQIDDTRVKRRRTSQSKNDINKARTPATINSEEKHGVEEQCTLARSVSTVQKNEPQYETWSSTSMVAGQYSNLDPIFTSDDEYLLLGLETAVHVYSLATSRLLRTLPSTAGDSITGYKLSPANPNFLYVFTLSGSVTKWEWLSGEQCSSWEVGHKTISVDVCLSDSGNDLLLFILERKDGTRVIALNASPSDASQYMIILETHVQITNLKVACQGQFIVAYSDRHVFFGWTGLVQPSDSVRYIWKEVNLPVSVMCIDVRQYTASNRPGAQGSKDRDHAEKVDLVLGERNGSILIYYDILRFVKDEGGRQHERNLTPRRLHWHRSSVNSVRWSKDGNYIITGGHESVMVLWQLDTGRKQFLPHLSSPIGNIVISTSGNLYAVKLADNSIIVLSARELQPFSTITGLQLCPKTAKTHGKISPEDQPLFECVPAAMHPQNLDHLIIAVPASRQMTQESHPLVNASMLQTYDIRTNSHISRQALARTNATTLKIGPDGSHIVTPDVTHISVSNDGKWMATVDSWSPYIRDMQALYHGDSGINHPSDGFQETFLKFWRWNNAANLWELVTRIDGPHFCDKGSVRVLDVAVRAYSAEFATIGSDAVLRFWCPSTRQRSGLKSDNPEEPMETWKCRRAIDLKTYIDVGMAHSLGAASIEFSQDGSVLAVCLGSNACLNSGLAILIDAQNCSVRYSRVGLYKGMPCAAAFVGCNLVVASQEAVSVWDTVDDIVRAVKLPGSGSVSSKQPRLLAVSSETNTFAVSVQCPQNHQHSKKSRMIRSSIQVYDVPTLALLSETTLGHHPVALLSAMHSSDYVVVDVAANVQRIGRLDQSFQSNGHSRDLGSHLNSGLGNLFGQHGRGKSQDPQHITTGSDNQIQQKELANVFGDAPPFVMPPANMIFRNVVDALSS from the exons ATGCGCAATACTCAAGACCCAAAACGACCGTCAAAGAGATCCCGAGTTGGCGATGCGGCTTTAGGAAAGACAATGCAGATTGACGATACACGAGTCAAGCGACGTCGCACATCACAAAGCAAGAACGATATCAATAAGGCGCGTACGCCGGCCACAATCAACTCAGAGGAAAAGCATGGGGTCGAAGAGCAGTGTACATTAGCCCGCTCTGTGTCTACTGTACAGAAAAACGAACCGCAATATGAAACTTGGTCGTCTACCAGCATGGTAGCTGGTCAGTACAGCAACCTAGATCCAATTTTTACGAGTGATGACGA GTATCTCCTCCTTGGTCTCGAGACTGCAGTCCATGTCTATTCTCTTGCGACCTCGCGCCTTCTTCGAACACTACCATCGACAGCTGGAGATAGCATTACTGGATATAAACTCTCTCCGGCGAACCCAAACTTCCTCTATGTGTTTACGTTGAGCGGTTCTGTGACCAAGTGGGAGTGGCTCTCTGGCGAACAATGCTCGTCTTGGGAAGTAGGTCACAAGACGATTTCTGTCGACGTGTGCCTTAGTGATTCTGGGAACGATCTATTGCTTTTCATTTTGGAACGCAAGGATGGAACACGTGTGATCGCGCTCAATGCCTCCCCTAGCGACGCTTCACAATACATGATCATACTCGAAACCCATGTTCAGATCACTAACCTCAAGGTTGCATGCCAAGGCCAGTTTATTGTAGCATACAGCGACCGGCATGTGTTTTTCGGCTGGACAGGGCTTGTTCAGCCTTCCGATTCTGTTCGTTATATCTGGAAAGAGGTCAACTTGCCTGTCAGCGTCATGTGCATTGATGTTCGGCAATACACAGCGTCGAATCGCCCTGGAGCGCAGGGTTCAAAAGATCGGGATCATGCGGAAAAGGTCGATCTAGTCTTAGGTGAACGAAATGGTTCTATTCTCATATACTATGACATCCTGCGTTTTGtcaaggatgagggaggtCGTCAACATGAAAGAAACCTCACTCCTCGGCGCCTTCATTGGCATAGGAGTTCTGTGAACAGCGTGCGTTGGTCTAAGGATG GAAACTACATCATAACAGGTGGCCATGAATCGGTCATGGTGCTCTGGCAGCTGGACACCGGTAGAAAACAATTTTTGCCTCATCTTTCGTCTCCGATCGGCAACATAGTTATATCTACAAGCGGGAATCTATATGCCGTCAAATTAGCGGACAACTCGATTATTGTCCTGTCAGCGAGAGAATTACAACCTTTCTCTACCATAACAGGGTTGCAGCTGTGTCCCAAAACTGCAAAGACTCATGGCAAGATTTCACCTGAAGACCAGCCCCTGTTCGAGTGTGTTCCTGCTGCAATGCATCCACAGAACCTCGATCACCTTATTATAGCTGTACCCGCCTCTCGTCAGATGACTCAAGAAAGTCACCCCCTGGTCAATGCCTCCATGCTTCAAACCTACGATATCCGTACCAACAGCCATATTTCCCGTCAAGCTCTTGCACGCACCAACGCGACTACGTTGAAGATTGGCCCTGATGGCTCTCACATAGTTACTCCGGACGTTACCCACATCAGTGTTTCCAACGATGGTAAATGGATGGCCACCGTCGACAGTTGGAGCCCCTACATACGAGACATGCAAGCGCTGTATCATGGGGATTCAGGAATTAATCATCCTTCGGATGGCTTCCAGGAAACTTTCCTGAAGTTTTGGAGATGGAATAATGCTGCCAACCTGTGGGAATTGGTTACCCGAATTGACGGACCCCATTTCTGTGACAAAGGTTCCGTGCGTGTCTTGGATGTTGCAGTACGGGCATACAGCGCGGAGTTTGCGACCATCGGTTCAGATGCAGTCTTGCGTTTTTGGTGCCCGAGTACTAGGCAGCGCAGTGGCTTAAAATCTGACAACCCAGAAGAGCCTATGGAAACCTGGAAATGTCGGAGAGCCATTGATTTGAAAACTTACATCGATGTCGGCATGGCACACTCACTAGGTGCAGCTTCCATAGAATTTTCTCAGGATGGGTCTGTTCTTGCCGTTTGCCTGGGATCCAATGCATGCCTCAACTCCGGACTTGCTATATTAATCGATGCGCAAAATTGCAGCGTCCGTTACAGCAGAGTCGGTTTATATAAGGGCATGCCCTGCGCGGCTGCGTTTGTCGGGTGCAATCTTGTTGTAGCATCCCAAGAGGCAGTCTCCGTATGGGATACAGTTGATGATATTGTCAGGGCAGTCAAATTGCCTGGGTCCGGAAGCGTTTCGTCCAAGCAGCCTCGTTTGTTGGCTGTAAGCTCTGAGACTAATACCTTCGCTGTGTCAGTACAGTGCCCACAGAATCATCAGCATTCAAAGAAGAGCCGTATGATCCGATCTTCTATACAGGTATACGATGTTCCCACATTAGCGTTGCTGTCGGAAACCACCCTTGGGCATCATCCAGTTGCTTTACTATCGGCTATGCACTCGAGTGattatgttgttgttgatgttgcgGCCAACGTCCAGCGGATTGGCCGTCTTGATCAGAGCTTCCAGAGCAATGGTCATTCGCGCGACCTTGGTTCTCACCTTAACTCGGGACTTGGAAATCTGTTCGGCCAGCATGGTCGTGGGAAGTCTCAAGATCCACAGCACATTACTACTGGCTCGGACAATCAAATTCAGCAGAAAGAACTGGCTAACGTCTTCGGTGATGCGCCGCCCTTCGTTATGCCCCCCGCCAACATGATCTTCCGCAATGTGGTAGATGCTCTTTCTAGTTAG
- a CDS encoding uncharacterized protein (COG:S;~EggNog:ENOG410PIAS), with product MPDGSISSSSDEGVKYSEESPSRPKQPSHTEKSVVNDIQISDTRPKAVPPTATTQSSHTPNTTKTELTIQPMNAVSNSNPTKSDEDEPPKSVIHAPTGFGEFVSDHHPMHLICCVNCTANSSWYKQVNGVQYFSSPSQSESDGAETLASNVVAPPSVSTGPKQSAKENQYGPTSPPPLTTTSIQPARDWFERATPRAQTRQEFLDISKDVHSTSHKVSEMAVNHCEEQPLFTRPSVNRELASSRNANAEDAGQHTNGKPESHHSQVVQLSDEESEIRALQAALAECWALCNTLATLSSIHRERHGCTVDTREDVWRSCWRLCQELYDSHSDDRAPQINPTLDLCRDFCQTLFETRVRNDENADSVLRVSFELNNHLYNTHDRNLPDAFRERTLDFYITICHRLMKQRTLVSETESLLSACWALAEMLFSIRQSIKEGKRLGEELLGSAVQACWELCDIFREGWTQRTLRNSDRGTPRPSQATFTTQVVQKPKPLESGSVDELINQQGNPETPTTIFDDTATVSPDDAPVQNIFVLGQGPGQSSHAWSSNSSNISGQSQSSEQTSSTQTVKTSSRDPTLACVRILVTQAAINSGFQRVGPHSFPSFVKSLSSDAFGSMPWQVALLKNYKQLVAFDPTFRNVGPSARAGAADVACAVEVMMQSGQHLWLRDLYRLVFGFHIEEAVNRKGMMLQV from the exons AT GCCCGACGGAAGTATAAGCAGCTCATCTGACGAAGGGGTAAAATACAGTGAAGAGTCACCTTCAAGACCTAAGCAACCTAGCCACACTGAAAAGTCGGTCGTCAATGATATTCAGATATCTGACACTCGACCTAAAGCAGTGCCTCCGACAGCAACAACCCAGTCGTCGCACACACCAAATACCACTAAAACTGAACTTACA ATACAGCCAATGAATGCGGTTTCCAACAGCAACCCAACAAAgtcggatgaggacgagCCTCCAAAGTCTGTGATACATGCACCTACTGGGTTCGGCGAGTTTGTGAGTGACCACCATCCAATGCACCTCATCTGCTGTGTGAACTGCACGGCTAACTCTAGTTGGTATAAACAGGTAAATGGCGTGCAATACTTTAGCAGCCCTTCACAGTCAGAGTCAGATGGAGCAGAAACCTTAGCATCAAACGTGGTGGCACCTCCTTCCGTGAGCACTGGACCTAAACAGTCGGCCAAG GAGAATCAATATGGTccgacatcaccaccgccgctgACTACTACATCGATTCAACCAGCCAGAGACTGGTTTGAACGAGCAACCCCACGTGCACAAACAAGGCAGGAGTTCCTCGACATTAGTAAAGATGTCCATTCCACCAGTCATAAAGTATCAGAAATGGCCGTAAATCACTGCGAGGAACAGCCATTATTCACCAGGCCCTCGGTCAATAGAGAACTCGCTTCCTCAAGAAATGCGAATGCTGAAGATGCTGGCCAACATACAAATGGGAAACCCGAAAGTCACCACTCACAAGTTGTACAGTTGTCTGATGAAGAATCAGAGATTCGTGCTTTACAAGCAGCTCTGGCTGAATGCTGGGCTCTGTGCAATACACTGGCAACGCTAAGCTCCATCCACCGTGAACGTCATGGATGCACTGTGGATACTCGGGAGGACGTCTGGAGATCGTGCTGGCGATTGTGCCAGGAATTGTACGACAGTCATAGTGATGATCGTGCACCGCAAATCAACCCAACGCTTGACCTTTGCAGAGACTTCTGCCAAACACTATTCGAGACCCGCGTCAGAAACGACGAGAATGCCGATTCTGTTCTCCGTGTTAGCTTCGAGCTGAACAATCATCTGTACAATACACACGACCGTAACCTCCCAGATGCTTTCAGAGAAAGAACCTTGGACTTCTACATCACTATATGTCACCGCCTGATGAAACAAAGGACACTTGTATCAGAAACAGAATCCCTTTTGAGCGCCTGCTGGGCCCTAGCAGAAATGCTTTTCAGCATACGTCAGAGTATCAAAGAAGGTAAAAGGCTAGGTGAGGAATTGCTTGGTTCTGCAGTTCAGGCTTGTTGGGAACTATGCGATATCTTCCGTGAAGGTTGGACTCAACGTACTCTTCGAAACTCTGATCGAGGTACACCCCGGCCAAGTCAAGCAACCTTTACTACACAGGTCGTTCAAAAACCGAAACCATTGGAGTCTGGTTCGGTTGATGAGTTGATAAATCAACAAGGAAACCCCGagacaccaacaacaatatTCGACGATACCGCAACCGTGTCGCCCGATGACGCACCAGTACAGAATATCTTCGTCTTGGGCCAAGGCCCAGGTCAGTCTTCGCACGCCTGGTCGTCTAATTCGTCTAATATCTCGGGTCAAAGCCAGTCTTCAGAACAAACATCTTCCACGCAGACGGTGAAGACATCATCCCGGGATCCAACCCTGGCATGTGTTCGGATATTAGTGACCCAGGCCGCAATAAATAGCGGATTCCAGCGCGTCGGGCCACATAGTTTTCCTTCATTCGTCAAGTCGCTTTCTTCGGACGCGTTTGGGTCGATGCCATGGCAGGTTGCACTTTTGAAGAATTACAAGCAATTGGTAGCATTCGATCCGACATTTAGGAATGTGGGTCCCTCAGCTAGAGCGGGTGCAGCTGATGTGGCATGCGCTGTTGAAGTGATGATGCAGAGCGGGCAACATCTTTGGCTGCGCGATCTTTACCGTCTCGTGTTCGGATTTCACATCGAGGAAGCAGTAAACCGGAAAGGTATGATGCTTCAAGTATAG